A stretch of Ipomoea triloba cultivar NCNSP0323 chromosome 11, ASM357664v1 DNA encodes these proteins:
- the LOC115997226 gene encoding photosystem I reaction center subunit VI, chloroplastic codes for MASLATLAAVKPTTVNGLAGSSINGTKLHVKSSRLNLKPSKPRAGAIVAKYGDKSVYFDLEDLGNTTGQWDLYGSDAPSPYNSLQSKFFETFAAPFTKRGLLLKFLILGGGSTLAYLSATADGDILPIKKGPQLPPKLGPRGKI; via the exons ATGGCATCCCTAGCAACCCTTGCTGCTGTCAAGCCCACCACCGTCAATGGCCTTGCTGGGAGCTCCATTAATGGAACCAAGCTCCATGTTAAATCATCTCGCCTCAACTTGAAACCCTCCAAACCCAG GGCTGGTGCTATTGTGGCCAAGTATGGTGACAAGAGTGTTTACTTTGACTTGGAGGATTTGGGCAACACCACAGGGCAATGGGACTTGTATGGCTCAGATGCACCTTCACCATACAACTCTCTTCAG AGCAAGTTCTTCGAGACGTTTGCTGCTCCTTTCACCAAGAGAGGTCTGTTGCTGAAATTCTTGATCCTAGGCGGTGGTTCCACTCTTGCTTACCTCAGTGCAACCGCAGATGGTGATATTCTTCCCATAAAGAAGGGCCCGCAACTTCCTCCTAAGCTTGGACCTCGTGGCAAGATCTAA